Proteins encoded together in one Rhizobacter sp. J219 window:
- a CDS encoding alpha/beta fold hydrolase, translating into MAWFDGFEAKRYEVNGQQIFARTGGAAGGPPLLLLHGFPQTHVIWHRVALRLRDRFFLVMPDLRGYGDSSKPPGDQNHANYSKRAMAADMVALMRALGHPRFGLVGHDRGGRVAHRLALDHPDAVTKLSVLDIAPTLDMYSATDMRFAAAYYHWFHLIQPAPLPERMIGGDPLFYLRWKLGGWGSAGMGYLEPEAIAEYERCFVVPESIHAICEDYRASAGIDLEHDRASRTAGQRIACDTQVLWGTRGVVQRMFKPLELWQAQCAGRVSGEALPSGHFVPEEAPAETARALLAFF; encoded by the coding sequence ATGGCATGGTTCGACGGTTTCGAGGCGAAGCGGTACGAGGTCAACGGCCAGCAGATCTTTGCCCGAACCGGCGGCGCGGCCGGTGGGCCGCCGCTGCTGCTCTTGCACGGTTTCCCGCAGACGCATGTGATCTGGCACCGCGTGGCGCTGCGCTTACGCGATCGCTTCTTCCTCGTGATGCCCGACCTGCGCGGCTACGGCGATTCGTCGAAACCGCCGGGTGACCAGAACCACGCCAACTACAGCAAGCGTGCGATGGCCGCCGACATGGTGGCGCTGATGCGCGCGCTGGGGCACCCGCGCTTCGGCCTCGTCGGTCACGACCGCGGTGGCCGGGTGGCGCACCGTCTGGCGCTCGACCACCCCGATGCGGTGACGAAGCTCAGCGTGCTCGACATCGCCCCCACGCTCGACATGTACAGCGCGACCGACATGCGCTTCGCCGCGGCCTACTACCACTGGTTCCACCTGATCCAGCCGGCGCCGCTGCCCGAACGCATGATCGGCGGCGACCCGCTCTTCTACCTGCGCTGGAAGCTGGGGGGCTGGGGCAGCGCCGGCATGGGCTACCTGGAGCCCGAGGCCATCGCCGAATACGAACGCTGCTTCGTCGTGCCCGAGAGCATCCACGCGATCTGCGAGGACTACCGCGCCTCGGCCGGCATCGACCTCGAACACGACCGCGCCTCGCGCACGGCCGGCCAGCGCATCGCCTGCGACACGCAGGTGCTGTGGGGCACGCGTGGCGTGGTGCAGCGCATGTTCAAGCCGCTGGAGCTGTGGCAGGCGCAGTGCGCCGGCCGCGTGAGCGGCGAGGCGCTGCCCAGCGGCCACTTCGTGCCGGAAGAAGCGCCCGCCGAGACGGCCCGGGCGCTGCTCGCGTTCTTCTGA
- a CDS encoding ABC transporter substrate-binding protein has protein sequence MSLNRRHFLTRASQGAAVLGGASWVIPTWAAEDGVTSKSITIGNSTALTGPLGNAGQDHTKAIQAAFAQINKAGGVHGRELKIVSKDDGYQAPRTVENIKKMIDDSSALAFMSLIGTPNNGAILPMTEKAGIPVLGPITGAASLRKPEFKNTFHIRPSYTDEVTRMVQQLVQMGLQDIAVVYLDNPFGKEVLGNAQRVLADQKLKAVASIALAVDGKNHAEVAQQIVDSKAGAVFLGTTGTGTTDLILSLREKAAGLPVIGLSVTFTDTKRLGKHLQGLAMASVFPSAQVMKFAVVRNFHASMEAAGLTTTGLGLESWINAQVIAEALRRAGRDVTREKLRSALAGLRNFEVGEVAINFTNAAPYVGTTAVKLGVFGPDGILRS, from the coding sequence ATGAGCCTCAACCGCCGCCACTTCCTCACCCGTGCCAGCCAGGGCGCCGCCGTACTCGGCGGCGCCAGCTGGGTGATTCCGACCTGGGCCGCCGAAGACGGTGTGACGTCCAAGTCGATCACCATCGGCAACTCGACGGCCCTCACCGGCCCGCTCGGCAACGCCGGGCAGGACCACACCAAGGCCATCCAGGCTGCCTTCGCACAGATCAACAAGGCCGGCGGCGTGCACGGCCGAGAGCTGAAGATCGTCAGCAAGGACGACGGCTACCAGGCACCGCGCACGGTCGAGAACATCAAGAAGATGATCGACGACAGCAGCGCGCTCGCGTTCATGTCGCTGATCGGCACGCCCAACAACGGCGCCATCCTGCCGATGACAGAGAAGGCGGGCATCCCGGTGCTGGGCCCCATCACCGGCGCCGCCTCGCTGCGCAAGCCCGAGTTCAAGAACACCTTCCACATCCGGCCGAGCTACACCGACGAAGTCACGCGCATGGTGCAGCAGCTGGTGCAGATGGGCCTGCAGGACATCGCGGTCGTCTACCTCGACAACCCCTTCGGCAAGGAAGTGCTGGGCAACGCGCAACGTGTGCTCGCAGACCAGAAGCTCAAGGCCGTGGCCTCGATCGCGCTCGCGGTCGACGGCAAGAACCACGCCGAGGTGGCGCAGCAGATCGTCGACAGCAAGGCCGGGGCGGTGTTCCTCGGCACCACCGGCACCGGCACCACCGACCTCATCCTCTCGCTGCGCGAGAAGGCGGCCGGCCTGCCGGTGATCGGCCTGTCGGTCACCTTCACCGACACCAAGCGCCTGGGCAAGCACCTGCAGGGTTTGGCAATGGCCTCGGTGTTCCCGAGCGCGCAGGTGATGAAGTTCGCGGTGGTGCGCAACTTCCATGCGTCGATGGAGGCGGCCGGCCTCACCACCACTGGGCTGGGCCTCGAAAGCTGGATCAACGCGCAGGTGATCGCCGAAGCGCTGCGCCGCGCAGGCCGCGACGTCACGCGCGAGAAGCTGCGCAGTGCGCTCGCGGGCCTGCGCAACTTCGAGGTGGGCGAGGTGGCGATCAACTTCACCAACGCCGCGCCCTACGTGGGCACGACCGCCGTGAAGCTCGGCGTCTTCGGGCCCGACGGGATTCTTCGTTCCTGA
- a CDS encoding ABC transporter substrate-binding protein yields MTLNRRLFLSRSAQTATALGMAVWLPSSQAAAEAMSSKHVTFGSSLPLTGPLGASGKDHVMGIQAAFAAVNRAGGIHGRELRLITMDDAYQPAKSAENVQRMVAENSVMALVSQVGTPNTAALLPIIEKAGLPLVGPITGSGALRNPQLRNVFHIRPSYGEEVTRMVEQLVKMGLSNIAFVYLDNPFGKEVLAQGKAALAAAKLTASGEFALAFDGKNAAEVAQRVEDSRAGAVFLATTGSGVTDFVIALRNNMGSIPIVGLSVTYSDLPRLGKDKAQGLAMASIFPSFKSKKFALIREHQADMDAMGFDAPTGSAVESWINARVLIEGVRRAGRDLHRDKLRASLASIRGFEVGELVINFSSAAPYVGTLPVKLGVMGPDLTLRV; encoded by the coding sequence ATGACCCTGAACCGCCGCCTCTTCCTCAGTCGCTCTGCCCAGACCGCCACCGCCCTCGGCATGGCCGTCTGGCTGCCGAGCTCCCAGGCCGCTGCGGAAGCCATGTCTTCCAAGCACGTCACCTTCGGCAGCTCGCTGCCGCTCACCGGCCCGCTGGGCGCCTCGGGCAAGGACCACGTGATGGGCATCCAGGCCGCCTTCGCCGCCGTCAACCGCGCCGGCGGCATCCATGGCCGCGAGCTGCGCCTGATCACGATGGACGACGCCTACCAGCCGGCCAAGTCGGCCGAGAACGTGCAGCGGATGGTGGCCGAGAACTCGGTGATGGCGCTCGTCTCGCAGGTGGGCACGCCCAACACCGCGGCGCTCCTGCCCATCATCGAGAAGGCCGGCCTCCCGCTGGTCGGCCCCATCACCGGCTCGGGCGCTCTGCGCAACCCGCAGCTGCGCAACGTGTTCCACATCCGCCCGAGCTATGGCGAGGAAGTGACGCGCATGGTCGAGCAGCTGGTGAAGATGGGCCTGTCGAACATCGCCTTCGTCTACCTCGACAACCCCTTCGGCAAGGAAGTGCTGGCGCAAGGCAAGGCCGCACTTGCCGCCGCCAAGCTGACCGCCAGCGGCGAATTCGCACTCGCCTTCGACGGCAAGAACGCGGCCGAGGTGGCGCAGCGGGTCGAAGACTCGCGCGCCGGTGCCGTGTTCCTCGCCACCACCGGCTCGGGCGTGACCGACTTCGTGATCGCGCTGCGCAACAACATGGGCTCGATCCCGATCGTCGGCCTCTCGGTCACCTACTCCGACCTGCCGCGCCTCGGCAAGGACAAGGCACAGGGCCTGGCGATGGCCTCGATCTTCCCGAGCTTCAAGAGCAAGAAGTTCGCGCTCATCCGCGAGCACCAGGCCGACATGGACGCGATGGGCTTCGATGCGCCTACCGGCTCGGCCGTCGAAAGCTGGATCAACGCCCGCGTGCTGATCGAAGGCGTGCGGCGCGCCGGCCGCGACCTCCACCGCGACAAGCTGCGCGCCTCGCTGGCCAGCATCCGCGGCTTCGAGGTCGGCGAACTGGTCATCAACTTCAGCAGCGCCGCGCCCTACGTGGGCACGTTGCCGGTGAAGCTCGGCGTGATGGGCCCCGACCTCACACTCCGCGTTTGA
- a CDS encoding META domain-containing protein: MPASFLSRLALLCGALGLTPTLWAAPASGPLGQTGSNIPLRDTRWSLQTIDGAPVAASGPRGRAQLSLRAASQHLSGFAGCNTLSGRYIQRGTSLALKPLATTRMACEPGVMQQETRFLQALAGIDSYRVEGRQLSLLQGDVVKLTFIATPAR, translated from the coding sequence ATGCCCGCCTCCTTTCTTTCGCGCCTGGCCCTGCTGTGCGGCGCCCTCGGCCTCACGCCCACGCTGTGGGCCGCGCCGGCGTCCGGCCCGCTGGGCCAAACCGGCAGCAACATCCCGTTGCGCGACACCCGCTGGAGCCTGCAGACGATCGACGGCGCCCCGGTGGCCGCGAGCGGCCCGCGCGGGCGGGCACAGCTGTCCCTGCGCGCAGCCTCGCAGCACCTGTCGGGCTTCGCCGGCTGCAACACGCTGAGCGGCCGCTACATCCAGCGCGGCACCTCGCTCGCCCTCAAGCCGCTCGCCACCACCCGCATGGCCTGCGAACCCGGGGTGATGCAGCAGGAAACGCGCTTCCTGCAGGCCCTCGCCGGCATCGACAGCTATCGCGTCGAGGGCCGCCAGCTGAGCCTGCTGCAAGGCGACGTGGTCAAGCTCACCTTCATCGCCACACCCGCGCGTTGA
- a CDS encoding FMN-binding glutamate synthase family protein — protein MHAWLHTLNQYYPVRYTAWLLCAVGLLLSAFAWVGFGTSGMLVLLFALLLALGVHDVLQTRHSVLRNYPVIGHLRFLLEFIRPEMRQYFIESDNEAAPFSRQQRSLVYQRSKGEPDKRPFGTQMDVGATGYEWINHSLVPTTLATHDFRVTIGVGRAQPYSASVFNISAMSFGALSANAILALNAGAKRGHFAHDTGEGSISVHHQQHGGDLIWEVGSGYFGCRDAQGRFDPERFRANATLPQVKMIELKLSQGAKPGHGGVLPGPKVTLEIAAARGVAPWVDCISPAKHSAFDTPIEMMQFIDRLRDLSGGKPTGFKLCIGHPWEWFGLAKAMLETGITPDFIVIDGAEGGTGAAPLEFTDHVGAPLQEGLLLVHNTLVGLNLRDKIKLGCAGKVISAFDIARMMALGADWCNSARGFMFALGCIQAQNCHTGLCPTGVSTQDPQRQRALVVPTKAERVFQYHQSTLKALKELVQAAGLDHPAGITASHIVRRCSDHQVKLLANLLSFVQPGELLHGEMPHNVFKLYWPMASAHSFQASP, from the coding sequence ATGCACGCCTGGCTGCACACGCTCAACCAGTACTACCCGGTTCGCTACACGGCGTGGCTCCTGTGCGCCGTGGGCCTGCTGCTGAGTGCCTTCGCGTGGGTGGGCTTCGGCACAAGCGGCATGCTGGTGCTCCTGTTCGCCCTGCTGCTGGCCCTGGGCGTGCACGACGTGCTGCAGACGCGCCACTCGGTGCTGCGCAACTACCCGGTGATCGGGCACCTGCGCTTCCTGCTCGAGTTCATCCGGCCCGAGATGCGCCAGTACTTCATCGAGAGCGACAACGAGGCGGCGCCGTTCTCGCGCCAGCAGCGTTCGCTCGTCTACCAGCGCTCCAAGGGCGAACCTGACAAACGCCCCTTCGGCACGCAGATGGACGTGGGCGCCACCGGCTACGAGTGGATCAACCATTCGCTCGTGCCCACCACGCTTGCCACGCACGATTTCCGCGTGACCATCGGGGTTGGGCGGGCGCAACCGTATTCGGCGAGCGTCTTCAACATCTCGGCGATGAGTTTCGGCGCGCTGTCGGCCAACGCCATCCTGGCGCTCAATGCGGGCGCCAAGCGTGGCCACTTCGCGCACGACACCGGCGAGGGCTCGATCAGCGTGCACCACCAGCAGCATGGCGGCGACCTGATCTGGGAGGTGGGCTCCGGCTACTTCGGCTGCCGCGACGCGCAGGGCCGCTTCGACCCCGAGCGCTTCCGCGCCAACGCGACGCTGCCGCAGGTGAAGATGATCGAACTCAAGCTGAGCCAGGGTGCCAAGCCCGGCCACGGCGGCGTGCTGCCGGGGCCGAAGGTCACGCTCGAGATCGCTGCGGCGCGCGGTGTCGCACCATGGGTCGATTGCATCTCGCCCGCGAAGCACAGCGCCTTCGACACGCCGATCGAGATGATGCAGTTCATCGACCGGCTGCGCGACCTGTCGGGTGGCAAGCCGACCGGCTTCAAGCTCTGCATTGGTCACCCGTGGGAATGGTTCGGTCTCGCCAAGGCCATGCTCGAGACCGGCATCACGCCCGACTTCATCGTGATCGACGGCGCCGAGGGTGGCACCGGCGCGGCGCCGCTCGAATTCACCGACCACGTGGGCGCACCGCTGCAGGAGGGGCTCTTGCTCGTGCACAACACGCTCGTCGGCCTGAACCTGCGCGACAAGATCAAGCTCGGGTGTGCCGGCAAGGTCATCAGTGCCTTCGACATCGCGCGCATGATGGCGCTCGGCGCCGACTGGTGCAATTCGGCACGCGGCTTCATGTTTGCGCTCGGTTGCATCCAGGCGCAGAACTGCCACACCGGCTTGTGCCCCACCGGCGTGAGCACGCAGGACCCGCAGCGCCAGCGCGCGCTCGTCGTGCCGACGAAGGCCGAGCGGGTGTTCCAGTACCACCAGAGCACGCTCAAGGCGCTGAAGGAACTGGTGCAGGCCGCCGGCCTCGATCACCCCGCGGGCATCACGGCTTCGCACATCGTGCGCCGCTGCAGCGACCACCAGGTCAAGCTGCTCGCCAACCTGCTGTCGTTCGTGCAGCCGGGCGAGCTCTTGCACGGCGAGATGCCGCACAACGTCTTCAAGCTGTACTGGCCGATGGCCAGCGCGCACAGCTTCCAGGCAAGCCCGTAG
- a CDS encoding LuxR C-terminal-related transcriptional regulator: MPSVVLLQRDHEASPRLRALIDATDTFWVRDEVHTVEQARRVMRHNAPDILVTDLRVQDGEVEPLLGELRQAARSQGPHVLVTMVSHDDALLLEALRAGADGYWVHTKTHDALIGALEQLWRGESPISPSIARQLLSHFRKPPARRYDTMTEALDPLVLTGVEQEILQWVAQGYLVDEIAQQWHASVHSVACGIRRVYHKLQFDQRASTLSLRAA, encoded by the coding sequence ATGCCGTCCGTCGTCCTGCTCCAGCGCGATCACGAAGCCAGCCCCCGGCTGCGTGCGCTGATCGATGCGACCGACACCTTCTGGGTGCGTGACGAGGTCCACACGGTCGAGCAGGCCCGTCGCGTGATGCGGCACAACGCCCCCGACATCCTCGTCACCGACCTGCGCGTGCAAGATGGTGAAGTCGAGCCGCTGCTGGGCGAGCTGCGCCAGGCGGCGCGCTCGCAAGGGCCGCACGTGCTGGTGACCATGGTCTCGCACGACGACGCCCTGCTGCTCGAAGCGCTGCGAGCCGGAGCTGATGGCTACTGGGTGCACACCAAGACGCACGACGCGCTGATCGGCGCCCTCGAGCAGCTGTGGCGCGGCGAGTCGCCCATCTCGCCGAGCATCGCTCGCCAGCTGCTGTCGCACTTCCGCAAGCCGCCTGCGCGCCGCTACGACACCATGACCGAAGCGCTCGACCCGCTGGTGCTCACCGGTGTCGAGCAGGAAATCCTGCAGTGGGTGGCGCAGGGTTATCTCGTCGACGAGATTGCGCAGCAGTGGCACGCCAGCGTGCACAGCGTGGCCTGCGGCATCCGCCGCGTGTACCACAAGCTGCAGTTCGACCAGCGCGCGAGCACGCTGTCTCTGCGCGCTGCGTAA
- a CDS encoding glutathione S-transferase N-terminal domain-containing protein: protein MKLIGALTSPYVRKVRIVMAEKRLDYQLELEDVWNRDTIMKSNPLGKVPCLVMEGGEAVFDSRVIVEYVDTLSPVGKLIPDRGRERTEVRTWEALADGVMDAAILARLEQTWAGRSEAQRSATWISRQMDKVHASLAAMSQGLGDKPFCSGIHFSLADIAVGCALGYLDFRFAHIDWRNQYPNLEKLEAKLAQRQSFIDTVPPKA, encoded by the coding sequence ATGAAACTCATAGGCGCGCTCACCAGTCCGTACGTTCGAAAAGTGCGCATCGTGATGGCCGAGAAGCGGCTGGACTACCAGCTCGAACTCGAAGACGTGTGGAATCGCGACACCATCATGAAGTCCAACCCGCTCGGCAAGGTGCCGTGCCTGGTGATGGAGGGTGGCGAAGCGGTGTTCGACTCGCGCGTGATCGTCGAATACGTCGACACGCTCTCGCCAGTGGGCAAGCTCATCCCCGATCGCGGCCGCGAGCGCACCGAAGTGCGCACCTGGGAAGCCTTGGCCGATGGCGTGATGGACGCGGCCATCCTCGCCCGCCTGGAGCAGACCTGGGCTGGCCGCAGCGAAGCACAACGCAGCGCCACGTGGATCAGCCGCCAGATGGACAAGGTGCACGCCTCGCTTGCCGCCATGAGCCAGGGCCTGGGCGACAAACCCTTCTGCAGCGGCATCCATTTCTCGCTGGCCGACATTGCGGTGGGTTGCGCGCTCGGCTACCTCGACTTCCGCTTCGCGCACATCGACTGGCGCAACCAGTACCCCAACCTGGAAAAGCTGGAGGCGAAGCTCGCACAGCGGCAGAGCTTCATCGATACCGTACCGCCCAAAGCTTGA
- a CDS encoding amidohydrolase family protein: MDLLVRNATLPDGRTGIDVLAQGGRITAVGPGLNAPDGMPVLDAQGFLLSPPFVDAHFHMDATLSHGLPRVNASGTLLEGIALWGELKPLLTQEALVERALQYCDWAVAKGLLAVRSHVDVCDDRLLAVDALLHVKERVKPYLDLQLVAFPQDGVLRSKNAVDNLKRALDKGVEVVGGIPHFERTSEQGADSVKLLCEIAAERGLRVDMHCDETDDPLSRHIETLAYQTQRLGLHGRVAGSHLTSMHSMDNYYASKLIPLMAEAQIQAIANPLANIVLQGRHDTYPKRRGMMRVPELLAAGVNVAFGHDSVMDPWYMLGSGDMLEVAAMGLHVAQMTSQAQMKQCFDAVTVNPARMLGLEGYGLDAGCHADFVLLQARSPVEAIRLRSTRLAVVRRGQVIAQTPAATASLALPGRPASVDWTLRR; the protein is encoded by the coding sequence ATGGATCTGCTCGTTCGCAATGCCACGCTGCCCGATGGGCGCACCGGGATCGATGTGCTCGCGCAGGGCGGTCGCATCACCGCGGTCGGCCCGGGCCTGAACGCCCCCGACGGCATGCCGGTGCTCGATGCGCAGGGCTTCTTGCTGAGCCCGCCCTTCGTCGACGCCCACTTCCACATGGACGCGACGCTCAGCCACGGGCTGCCGCGGGTCAACGCGAGCGGCACGCTGCTCGAAGGCATTGCGCTGTGGGGCGAGCTGAAACCGCTCCTGACGCAAGAGGCGCTGGTCGAGCGCGCGTTGCAGTACTGCGACTGGGCGGTGGCCAAGGGCCTGCTCGCAGTGCGCTCGCATGTGGACGTGTGCGACGACCGGCTGCTCGCCGTCGACGCGCTGCTGCATGTGAAGGAGCGGGTGAAGCCCTATCTCGACCTGCAGCTCGTCGCCTTTCCGCAAGACGGCGTGCTGCGCTCGAAGAATGCCGTCGACAACCTCAAGCGTGCACTCGACAAGGGCGTGGAGGTCGTGGGCGGCATCCCGCACTTCGAGCGCACTTCTGAACAGGGTGCCGACAGCGTGAAACTCCTCTGCGAGATCGCCGCCGAGCGTGGCCTGCGCGTCGACATGCACTGCGATGAAACCGACGACCCGCTATCGCGCCACATCGAGACGCTTGCCTATCAGACGCAGCGGCTCGGCCTGCATGGGCGTGTCGCGGGCTCGCATCTCACGTCGATGCACTCGATGGACAACTACTACGCGAGCAAGCTGATCCCGCTGATGGCCGAAGCGCAGATCCAGGCGATCGCCAACCCGCTCGCCAACATCGTGCTGCAGGGCAGGCACGACACCTATCCCAAGCGCCGCGGGATGATGCGTGTGCCCGAGCTGCTGGCCGCGGGCGTCAACGTGGCCTTCGGTCACGACAGTGTGATGGACCCGTGGTACATGCTGGGCAGCGGCGACATGCTCGAAGTGGCCGCGATGGGCCTGCACGTGGCGCAAATGACGTCGCAGGCGCAGATGAAGCAGTGCTTCGACGCGGTGACGGTGAACCCGGCGCGCATGCTGGGCCTCGAAGGCTACGGCCTCGATGCGGGTTGCCACGCCGACTTCGTGTTGCTGCAGGCGCGCTCCCCGGTCGAGGCGATCCGCCTGCGCTCGACCCGGCTCGCGGTGGTGCGCCGCGGCCAGGTGATCGCGCAGACACCCGCGGCCACCGCCAGCCTCGCCTTGCCCGGCCGACCGGCCAGCGTGGACTGGACACTTCGCCGGTAG
- a CDS encoding tripartite tricarboxylate transporter substrate binding protein, with product MITKRQLLASAAAVLLPLAPAMAQTTAWPTKPVRLVVGFPAGSSPDLMARALSEGLSKALGQPVVIDNKPGASGNIAADQVAKATDEHTLGIVINGNLTVARLINPTTPFDPARDFAPISLLGTAPLVLTAAASASGGTPAELLAWAKGLGDKGNYGTPGNGTVAHLGMELLKSKTGIAAVHVPFPGNPQVVTALLGGQVQLSLLPPGIAMPQVKSGKLKAVAVTSPTVSALVPDVPTLREAGVHGTDLEVWTALVGPASLPRPVVARMAAAVAEVMKQPETQARVLSAGWQAVGSAPEGLAQRMKADTAQLSDIITSRNIKAD from the coding sequence ATGATCACCAAGAGACAGCTTCTGGCGTCGGCCGCGGCCGTGCTGCTCCCGCTGGCGCCCGCGATGGCGCAGACCACCGCCTGGCCCACCAAGCCCGTGCGGCTGGTGGTCGGCTTCCCTGCGGGGTCGTCGCCCGACCTGATGGCGCGTGCGCTCTCCGAGGGCCTGTCCAAGGCGCTCGGCCAGCCGGTGGTGATCGACAACAAGCCCGGCGCCTCCGGCAACATCGCCGCCGACCAGGTGGCCAAGGCCACCGACGAGCACACGCTGGGCATCGTGATCAACGGCAACCTCACGGTCGCCCGGCTCATCAACCCCACAACACCCTTCGACCCGGCGCGCGATTTCGCGCCGATCTCGCTGCTGGGCACGGCGCCGCTGGTGCTCACCGCCGCCGCGAGTGCGAGCGGCGGCACGCCGGCCGAGCTGCTGGCCTGGGCCAAGGGCCTTGGCGACAAAGGCAACTACGGCACGCCTGGCAATGGCACCGTGGCCCACCTCGGCATGGAACTGCTCAAGAGCAAGACTGGCATCGCCGCGGTGCACGTGCCCTTCCCCGGCAACCCGCAGGTGGTGACGGCGCTGCTCGGCGGCCAGGTGCAGCTGTCGCTGCTGCCGCCGGGCATCGCGATGCCGCAGGTCAAGTCAGGCAAGCTGAAGGCAGTGGCCGTCACCTCGCCCACCGTCAGCGCGCTGGTGCCCGACGTGCCCACGCTGCGCGAAGCGGGTGTCCACGGCACCGACCTCGAGGTGTGGACGGCACTCGTCGGCCCGGCCTCGCTGCCCCGGCCGGTCGTGGCGCGCATGGCCGCGGCCGTGGCCGAGGTGATGAAGCAGCCCGAGACGCAGGCCCGCGTGCTCAGCGCCGGCTGGCAGGCCGTGGGCAGCGCGCCCGAGGGCCTGGCCCAGCGCATGAAGGCCGACACCGCCCAGCTGTCCGACATCATCACCAGCCGGAACATCAAGGCTGACTGA
- the atpE gene encoding F0F1 ATP synthase subunit C yields MEGINLLPLAVGHMIGLGAIGSCLGVGVMASKYLEASARQPEMMEPLQGKVFLLVGVLDGAFIIATGIGLWFATANPFR; encoded by the coding sequence ATGGAAGGCATCAACCTCCTCCCCCTCGCGGTGGGCCACATGATCGGCCTCGGCGCCATCGGCTCGTGCCTGGGCGTGGGCGTGATGGCGAGCAAGTACCTCGAAGCTTCGGCGCGTCAGCCCGAGATGATGGAGCCCTTGCAGGGCAAGGTGTTCCTGCTGGTGGGCGTGCTCGATGGCGCGTTCATCATCGCGACCGGCATCGGCCTCTGGTTCGCGACCGCGAACCCCTTCAGGTGA